The window aaattccaagatacaaaagaagaatctgactcaaataaaaaagaaatgcaatttcatcaaaattttaagttaaaaaagaCAGTTATTTCCATATTCAATCTCAAACTCaacaaactttaattttttttaagaacattCCACAAGAATTGcatgcattctacttgacctaaccagctggactctaagggctaggcaggtctggttttggttaggccaaaagcgaagtgttccccacacaagttctgatactgagggagcccaacgcattttactcgacctaaccggctggactctaagggctaggcaggtctggttttggttaggccaaaagcaaagagttccccacacaagttctgatactgagggagcccaacgcattttactcgacctaaccggctggactctaagggctaggcaggtctggttttggttaggccaaaagcgaagtgttctccacacaagttctgatactgagagagcccaacgcattttactcgacctaaccggctggactctaagggctaggcaggtctggttttggttaggccaaaagcaaagagttccccacacaagttctgatactgagggagcccaacgcattttactcgacctaaccggctggactttaagggctaggcaggtctggttttggttaggccaaaagcgaagagttccccacacaagttctgatactgagggagcccaacgcattctactcgacctaaccggctggactctaagggctaggcaggtttggttttggttaggccaaaagcaaagagttccccacacaagttctgatactgagggagcccaacgcattttactcgacctaaccggctggactctaagggctaggcaggtctggttttggttaggccaaaagcgaagtgttccccacacaagttctgatactgagggagcccaacgcattttactcgacctaaccggctggactctaagggctaggcaggtctggttttggttaggccaaaagcaaagagttacccacacaagttctgatactgagggagcccaacgcattttactcgacctaaccggctggactctaagggctaggcaggtctggttttggttaggccaaaagcgaagtgttccccacacaagttctgatactgagggagcccaacgcattttactcgacctaaccggctggactctaagggctaggcagatctggttttggttaggccaaaagcgaagtgttccccacacaagttctgatactgagggagcccaacgcattttactcgacctaaccggctggacactaagggctaggcaggtctggttttggttaggccaaaagcgaagtgttccccacacaagttctgatactgagggagcccaacgcattttactcgacctaaccggctggactctaagggctaggcaggtctggttttggttaggccaaaagcaaagagttccccacacaagttctgatactgagggagcccaacgcattttactcgacctaaccggctggactctaagggctaggcaggtctggttttggttaggccaaaagcaaagagttccccacacaagttctgatactgagggagcccaacgcattctacttgacctaaccggctgaactctaagggcaaggcaggtctggttttggttaggccaagagtgaagagttccccacacaagttctgatactgagggaactcaacgcattctacttgacctaactggctgtactctaagggctaggcaagtctggttttaGTTAGGTCATGTTTTCAGCAGCAcatattattaagtatgtacagTGTTCACAATATTCATATAATAGATTGCATACATTTTACTCATTTCTAAGCTATTAAAGTAcgcattttcaacatatttaagatatttaaataataaaacaatcaCAAACCCAAGCTCCATGCTTAAGGGTTAGGCAAACGTGTTTTCTAAGCTAAAAAACAAAGTAGGCATGATATTTATTCTAAGAAtagagaatttgaaaatttttaaaatttaggcatttttggcaaaatgaaaatttcccaaAGAACATGGAACATGCAAAGCTACAACCCCACCCCCACTTAAAGTTGTCCTCAAAGCATGTTAAGCAAGATTCTAAGgatggaaaaataaaagaaagggaACAGAAAACCTCCCTTTGCTTGCAAAGGTTCCAAGTTTGGTTATACTTCATTTCCCTTTATTCCTACGGAAAGAAAACAAGAACTTCTAtcaaatttcattaaagaggttaaactaaaaatttaaaacaaaaaaagttcTACAAAACTTGAAAGAAAGCAGTTTGCATTGTTAAAGATCGATCATGCAACTGTATTTTCCCTAATTTTACCCGGATCAATGACCAAAGGTTTCTCAAATACTTTCAAACCTCACctggaaaatcatcaaaacttTTATTCCATAAGTCTTATCTTTGTCCTTATTTGGGCATTGTCCTTACTCCAAGAACAAAATTGATCGTTCAAACATGtcacttttaaaagttttatttgttttgttcttGATATATCCAATTCGAAGATAGtctagtaaaaaaaattgtattatcTGTGAAAGATGAAGAACTTTTGGTGCTATTTCCAACCATCACCTAGTTAAATTCTATCTAAAATGCAATGAAGTCTAGCATCAAAGTCAATTTATGATTTAATGCAGTGAGAAATAGTTAAGCTTTAGAATACTATCATCTTacataacttaaaaaaaaagaacaacaaaaaaCTCCTTTATTTTCAGTTAAAGGAAAACACTTACCTCTTATCACGCTATTCCTTCACTCAACAGCATTATGCTCTTGGTCTGTCCTCAAAGAACAATCTTGAAATTacgaaaaagaaaatcaaattcaaatataagattaaagctaaaatgaaaaaattattcgTAGAGATAAAAATTTAAGCATCTTCTAACACTACAAGAGCTGCGAAAGAGCCCTTTTCAACCTCTACAATAACTAATTGAATGCTGACCTTCCTACAAATGTGCATATAATGGTTCAATTCAACACGAGCGAAGCTTTTCTGGTATTTTTAAGCCAGTTTCTCAACCTAAGTGGAAAAAAGGATTCATTTCTCAGAATCAATTTATATCTAATGTTTTATAGAACTCGTCAACACTATTATGTGTTAATATCATTCTAAGAGAGGTTACACATGGATGATGGGTCAACAGAACTGCAAACAGTGTTGCTGAACATTCTAACGTCTAAAAAGATAGATTCACATACGACTGCAGATTGTGTGTCTATATATACGTACCTATTTAAAGAGAGAGATTTTATTTGTTAATGCACTGTATGGAGTTCATCACTCGGTTCTTAACCAACATGCAAACTTTCAACTCATAAAAAGTAAACCAAATTTTATGTCAAAGTTCAATCTCTCCTATAACAATTGCATAAATTTCTCCTTCCCCTTCTTATCGAAAACTATGATACTTGCTCTCAGTTCCACCCATCCATAATGTAATTTATAACATTTAGTACAGGAGATAGATAGGCCATTACCTCACTTTCTAAGAGTGCAATCTTGTTGGTTGCCTTTTCATGTATCATTTAAGTTCGTCCAACATCAATTCCATCATCTTATGCTCCTTCAAAGCAGCCTGGAATTGTTTTTGGAGCTCTTTCTTTCCAGCAAAACATTATCAAACTCGATTTccagaaattgaaaaaattgttgCAACTACATGAAATCAACCATTATCAAGTATAAAAAGGGaaaaacaaattttgtataATCTGTCCAAGTAGCCTATGTGATACTCCAATACTACAATCACTTATTGACTGAAACTAGTAAAGTTCCCAGAAGCCACCAACCCATGTAACCAGAGAAAATTCAATTGTCAATCATATGAACTTTCAACTATAGTCACTTGAGACTGATGAATGAAAACGAACAAACAAAATGTTGAACTACACTTGTCCAACTGATGGTAATAAGTAAAATAGTTCAAACTATTGTTCAATAACTCAGGCTGCAAAGAACTCAATGGTACGATTCTGCCTTTCGAAGTCTTAAACAACTTACTAACGTAATATTTTATGCTTTAGAATATTAAGGATTCTCTAATCTTTACTAGAAACACCGTAATTATTTGATCGTTCCAAACTTTTCACTTTAATATCATACCCATTTATGGCTAACATACTAGTTAAAAGTAGTTTGAGTACTCAGTTAACTCCTACTTGCAAGCAAATGAAAGTCATGGAGATGTTGTCTATAAAAAATCTACTACCGTAATTTGAAGAATATTTTGCTTTATACATATTTTCCACAAAGACAAACctatgataaaaaaaaacagagaaaagaaacacaaacaaaatatatcattgTTGAACAAGCACAGATGACAATCAAGAAACAATGGAGCGAGAGGGCTAACCTGCCTTCCCCTTCGTAAAGCAGCTAAAATTCGTCCAGGAAGAGAGACAATTGCAATTATCCACACAAAGTTGTCCAAAATATGTTTAAGTGAAGACTGACCGAGGTCTTCAACAGCTTCAACCAAGTttgaacaacaacaacaaaggTTTTCAAGATAAATGAGCATGTACGCATGAAAAACGAGAAAGGCCTCGTGACCAATAATATTGTAACATTAAGGAATTCTAAAGAAAAGCCATTGAACCCACCAGTACCACTACCTTTGTTGCTGAACTACATGCCAATGACCTTTTCGAAGCTGTAACCAGATTTATTGAACCCAGTTCTGCAAAACAAACAAATCCCTTCAACCAAACTGGACCGAGGAAGCCATATAATCAATTGAGCAGGTAAGAAGTTGATACCAAATTTTCATGAAAAGCTATTCACTAAGATAAGAACTTCATAACAAAAGGATGACAATGAACCTTTTTACTAACTGAATCGTAACATAAAAGACGAAAGAATAAACTAGTATTAAGAATAAGCATGGTTATGACATTATGTATTATCTCACCTTGAAGCATGGTCAAAGATTGctttttgaaaccagaatacgGATCGATCTTATGCTTTTTcatgtttatgacattttgtatcTTCCCTCCTTTTCTCTTACAAAATTCTAACTAAACCAATCTTTGAGTGTAGTGTAATCCAtctaaaaaagatgaaaatgcTAAAACAAGCACAAAAGTGGCGATTAACGTACATGGCTTGTAGGCATATAAAGGAAGAGATTGAACGCAGCAAATAGCCTTTACTGTAGATGTTCCTTTGGAAATGAATTCATGGTTCTTAGGTAGGTTAGCTTTCTTCGAATTTACTCTCCTTGAAACTTCAGAACTGGGTAGCTTatggtttttattttatcatttggttggagtgttgagattttattgtaattatttgttTCTATCTTTGGGATGTTTGAATTCCTCGATTGGAAGTTTTCCGTAACTTCCTTAGTTCCTTggtaatattttcatttgatcAACAAAAATTTTCTGTTTCGATGTTAAAAGAATCAAGGTAATAATGGGACAAATGCGGATAGGGAGAAATGCAAGAGTTCTTATTAAAAGAAAGGGGATGGGGAGAAACTATGGCCTCTGTCAAGGTTCCACCTTCAGTTTGGTGAACTTTTTCTAACTCACGAGCCCCTTAGTGCACAGGATTTTAGAAtgttttcccttctctttttactttaaatagtatcaaagaaactttttagttctttttatggGGGAGAAACTTACCTAAAGAGACTTAACAGAGTAACAAAAGAATGCAGCACTAAACGGTGGTTATAACGGAAAGCATGCAGCATTTTCTTTGGCGATAACAACCTCCACTTTTAGAGATATTCCTTTGTTTTACTTGTAACTTTATCCTTTCCCGGCAAGGGTTTGTGTTTTATTTTCATGTATGGTTTGCCTTCTACTTCCCTTTAACAAGCCCTTTTGTAGTCCTTTTAGTGCACTCATGACCTCAcgttaaatgttttttttctcCAAATTAAAGTTGTGCCTTCATTAATTCATTAATGAAATAGTAATGAATAAAGGAATGGAAATACCTTATACTACATAAAGCTTGGGGTTTAAAAGCTGTGTTTCTATCTCATACACACACAAATTACCTCAGCACATATTCTACTAACGGTTGAAACGGTTTCTACTGGATGTTATCCACACAATGTCTCAGCCCCAAGAAGAATTGCATCACTTCCTGCAAACTCATGAGAAGACAGGTTATAAAAAAACGTCATACAATCATATCCCCTGTCAAGAATGGAACTAAGAACCCTGATTCATACTAAATAGAATGATACAATTGAACATAAAatagataaattttaaaaagttcaaCCCAATCTTCAGCATCATTAAAAAGAACCATGACTTAAAAAATCCCTACATCTTCGGTCTTTAAACAATAGAgatttaaaaattgaataacTCACCATCAAGTACAGCATTGGCAACATCGGTAGCTACTGCACGTGTAGGTCTCAAGTTGTTAGTCATGCTGTCTACCACACGAGTTAAAACAGCAGGCTTTCCAGCCATATTACATCTATAAAGGGCAGTTTTCTGAAACAAAAGCACCTGTAACAATGTAGAAAACAGAAATAATCAATCCTAACGTAACCATGGTAAAGAATACGAGTAAAAAGTGAGCTGACAATGACTTACCTCTACACTTTCAATCTTTGCAAATATTTGAGTTTGGTTAAGGTTACCTAGCTTAGAAAGAAATTGTCGAGCCtacataaaaatttaatttagcaatcaATATCCTCTATTGTAATAATCAACATAGTCAAATCACCCACAATTGATCATTTGTTTAAAGTGAAGACTCAATGCAAGGAAATAATACTTGTCAAACATCTTCCACATGTCTAGCATGTGACAGAGAGAGGAAGTCAATCTTGTTTTTTACTCCCCACGTAGCTATGATCTAAAGTCACCAGTCAGCATCAAAAAATACTATGAGCTACCAATCATGTTAAGGTTGTATAAGCTAATTGCAAGCAATCAAAGAGACTTAACAGACATAACAAACAGGAAACTGAAGAATGTTACTCTTTGCCTTTCTCAGTAAGTGTTGGAAGATCAATGTGAATTTCAGCAGCATGCAAAGTGTACATTGTACCAACCAACGTGGCAGAGTTCTTTACCACACAACCAACATCATCTCCTTTCACTTCGAAAACCTGATAAATCCCCGACAGACATAACTCAGCATAACATCATTTACCACGATTCCTTACAgtgaaaaaaaatttgaagatcCCTACCAATATGCCCCATTACCTCCAACCAGACAGATGTTTCACTTCCAGTAAAGAGGTACTGACCAAGAAAAAGGGTGTCTCCTTTCTTAACGACCTATATAagaaaatttcaagtttagtaATATGAAGGAGATTATTGTATAATCAATGCAGTGAATGAAAGAACGCCCATCTTTTATAAACTTTGACTTTGCAAAATATCTTATTTGCATAAACTAAAGAATATTACTACGTGGTCGTCGGCCTCTTGAAACTCTCTTTCCTTTGAATTACATATCCCACAGAGCGGTAGAGGTATTAGACAGATTATCTTAAGCGTTCGCAGATTGAATGAATAACTAAGAAATGAAATAGAGAAAGGGAAAGCAATTATCCTACGCTTGGCCTCAGTACAAGGACAAGGGCCAAAGGCGAAGAGTCAGGTTCTAGTGATATAACTAGAGCACAATCTATCTAACTAAGAATCATTAGTTTCACAACATAATAAAATACATAGATATTAGGTATCACTTCAttagagaagaaattgagaTAAGAGAAATCGAAGTTGTCAGATCCATACCTCGAGCAATGCTTCAACATGCTGACCAATTTGTTagagaaaacaaaattcatatgATGCCTTTATGTAATCGAATTTGAACTACTTGACAAATAGACCAAAGTGGCAATTTCCATGTTACTTGTAAAGGTGGGGGAcgaaaagaaacaaaagcaaAATACCTATTTTCTGATGTAACCATAAGGCTCATTTTTTAAGcatatcctttaaatttctaCATACAAAAGAAGTCAAAAGTGAGGTGTAGAGAGATTTATTTTGTAAAGTTCATCACATATTGAAAAGCAACAAAGAAGATAAACCTAGTCGGAGAACAATCAAGAACAACCTCAAGATTTTCAACAATGGCatgaaaacaaacaacaaaacctATTAAGAAAGCAAGAATTACCTTAGAGTATCTTAGAATTTCCACCGAGAATTAAAGAACCTATAAGATTACCTTAAATGATTAGAAACAGAGAAGAAGACCTTTGTATAGATTCAGATTCTtttaagaaagaggaattaattcctaaatcCTCATCCCAACATTCCTCTAAGATTTCAACCCCAACTTTGTTCAAACCCATTCAACATTACAAAAACATGAATCAAGAAAGTTTCCAAGATTCAAAAGCATAATTTGAatcaaacaaaagagaaatgcaATTTCATCAAAAATTTCAGGTAAAAAAGACAGTTATTTGCATACTCAATCTCAAATTCAgcaaacttaattttttttcccaaaACATTTCACAAGTGCATGCAAAAAGAACCAAGATCGAATCTTATATTTGTATCTCTactaaaccaacattaaattaGGAACTATATCAAACTTACTTTCATGAAGTATTCCAAACCTCTCAACTTAAACAGATTAACATTACCTGTCAAGATCGACATTAACATCGATTGCAAAAGTTTCACAAATGGGAGCCATGGAGTCTCTCTCCCATTTCTCAACAAATCCAGTACTCCTCTTGTTATGGTTCTTCCATTTCATATTAGCTCACCTCCTTTTCTAACCTACATCTTTTAGAAATCAAACTCAATCATGCAATTGGAATGAATAAAATTGGAATTCAATTGAGTCAGTTCATTCTTGAAAATTTGACAGTGAAATTACATGAATTTAGACTCACATATTCACATATATATGCATGTGCGTACTGTTTTTTCTTACTTGTTAATGTTTCCCTTTGTTATGTCACGTtttaaaacttgaaattttgaaacaacGTTCAAGCTAAGAAAGAAAACTCCATAAAACAAGCAAGCAGAAGTGATTAATCACATTTTTGTTCAAATAGAGCTTACAATGCCCTCCATGCAAATTTGTCAATCAATGCAAAATTGGAAAcacgaaagaaaaataaaagcttCTTAATATCTCAATCAATATTCATGCAAGCTCTttagttgacagataagtcaaatgtgatgtggagatttcaaactttgaaagcaaaagagttattgaatgattcaaaatcaaacaagcaaaaatcaaaatatattgtAATAAGTAGAGCATAATATATCTAACTAAGAATCACCAGTTTCACAATATAATAAAACACAGAGATATTAGGCATCACTTCAttagagaagaaattgagaaaacAGAAACCTGTGTTGTAAAGATCCATACCTCTGGCAATGCTTCGCCATGCTAACCAAGCtagttagaaaaaaaatcaaaacaaaataccTATTTTCTGATGTAACCATTAGGCTCATTGTTGAAGcatatcctttaaatttctaCATGCAAAAGAAGTCATAAATGAAGTTGAGAGAGAGTTCATTTGGTAAAATTCTTCACATAGAttgaaaaacaataaagaaaataaacctAGGAGAACCAGTTAACCTTTGTGTTCTTTCTTCCTTCACTAACCtttctcttcattttcttctactAATTAATTGCTCTGTCTTCAGAAATCTTCTATCCCTTCTTTTATGTACAACTGAAACGAAAGAGgaaaaattttgagagatttgAGATTTGCATGACTGTAAGGTGGAGAGTAACTAAGTTGAGTCCTTTGCATTTCAAGATAGAGCACTTGTATGGTAAATGGAAAATTATCGTCGAAGTATCTCTTATACAAAAAAATTTCACTTTGGGTATGGACATTTGGGTTTTAGATCCAACAGGAAGAATGGTTGATAATCAACCAAGAAATACTCAACAATGGCATGAAAACAAGGAACAAAACCTATTAAAAAAAGCAAGAATTACCTCAGAGTATCCAAAAATTTCCAATAAGAAttaaagaacctacaagatACCACAAATGAAAGGAAACAGAGAAGAAGATCTTTATATAGATTCAGATCCttctaagaaagaggaattaattcctaaatcATCATCCCAACATTCCACCAAGATTTCAAACCCTAACATTGTTTCACACCCATTCAACATTAAAGAaacatgaattaaaaaaaattccaagatacaaaagaagaatctgactcaaataaaaaagaaatgcaatttcatcaaaattttaagttaaaaaagaCAGTTATTTCCATATTCAATCTCAAACTCaacaaactttaattttttttaagaacattCCACAAGAATTGcatgcattctacttgacctaaccagctagactctaagggctaggcaggtctggttttggttaggccaaaagcgaagtgttccccacacaagttctaatactgagggagcccaacgcattttactcgacctaaccggctggactctaagggctaggcaggtctggttttggttaggccaaaagcaaagagttccccacacaagttctgatactgagggagcccaacgcattttactcgacctaaccggctggactctaagggctaggcaggtctggttttggttaggccaaaagcgaagtgttccccacacaagttctgatactgagggagcccaacgcattttactcgacctaaccggctggactctaagggctaggcaggtctggttttggttaggccaaaagcaaagagttccccacacaagttctgatactgagggagcccaacgcattttactcgacctaaccggctggactttaagggctaggcaggtctggttttggttaggccaaaagcgaagagttccccacacaagttctgatactgagggagcccaacgcattctactcgacctaaccggctggactctaagggctaggcaggtctggttttggttaggccaaaagcaaagagttccccacacaagttctgatactgagggagcccaacgcattttactcgacctaaccggctggactctaagggctaggcaggtctggttttggttaggccaaaagcgaagtgttccccacacaagttctgatactgagggagcccaacgcattttactcgacctaaccggctggactctaagggctaggcaggtctggttttggttaggccaaaagcaaagagttccccacacaagttctgatactgagggagcccaacgcattttactcgacctaaccggctggactctaagggctaggcaggtctggttttggttaggccaaaagcgaagtgttccccacacaagttctgatactgagggagcccaacgcattttactcgacctaaccggctggactctaagggctaggcaggtctggttttggttaggccaaaagcaaagagttccccacacaagttctgatactgagggagcccaacgcattttactcgacctaaccggctggactctaagggctaggcaggtctggttttggttaggccaaaagcaaagagttccccacacaagttctgatactgagggagcccaacgcattctacttgacctaaccggctgaactctaagggcaaggcaggtctggttttggttaggccaagagtgaagagttccccacacaagttctgatactgagggaactcaacgcattctacttgacctaactggctgtactctaagggctaggcaagtctggttttaGTTAGGTCATGTTTTCAGCAGCAcatattattaagtatgtacagTGTTCACAATATTCATATAATAGATTGCATACATTTTACTCATTTCTAAGCTATTAAAGTAcgcattttcaacatatttaagatatttaaataataaaacaatcaCAAACCCAAGCTCCATGCTTAAGGGTTAGGCAAACGTGTTTTCTAAGCTAAAAAACAAAGTAGGCATGATATTTATTCTAAGAAtagagaatttgaaaatttttaaaatttaggcatttttggcaaaatgaaaatttcccaaAGAACATGGAACATGCAAAGCTACAACCCCACCCCCACTTAAAGTTGTCCTCAAAGCATGTTAAGCAAGATTCTAAGgatggaaaaataaaagaaagggaACAGAAAACCTCCCCTTGCTTGCAAAGGTTCCAAGTTTGGTTATACTTCATTTCCCTTTATTCCTACGGAAAGAAAACAAGAACTTCTAtcaaatttcattaaagaggttaaactaaaaatttaaaacaaaaaaagttcTACAAAACTTGAAAGAAAGCAGTTTGCATTGTTAAAGATCGATCATGCAACTGTATTTTCCCTAATTTTACCCGGATCAATGACCAAAGGTTTCTCAAATACTTTCAAACCTCACctggaaaatcatcaaaacttTTATTCCATAAGTCTTATCTTTGTCCTTATTTGGGCATTGTCCTTACTCCAAGAACAAAATTGATCGTTCAAACATGTCACTTTTAAAAggtttatttgttttgttcttGATATATCCAATTCGAAGATAGtctagtaaaaaaaattgtattatcTGTGAAAGATGAAGAACTTTTGGTGCTATTTCCAACCATCACCTAGTTAAATTCTATCTAAAATGCAATGAAGTCTAGCATCAAAGTCAATTTATGATTTAATGCAGTGAGAAATAGTTAAGCTTTAGAATACTATCATCTTACataacttaaaaaaaagaacaacaaaaaaCTCCTTTATTTTCAGTTAAAGGAAAACACTTACCTCTTATCACGCTATTCCTTCACTCAACAGCATTATGCTCTTGGTCTGTCCTCAAAGAACAATCTTGAAATTacgaaaaagaaaatcaaattcaaatataagatcaaagctaaaatgaaaaaattattcgTAGAGATAAAAATTTAAGCATCTTCTAACACTACAAGAGCTGCGAAAGAGCCCTTTTCAACCTCTACAATAACTAATTGAATGCTGACCTTCCTACAAATGTGCATATAATGGTTCAATTCAACACGAGCGAAGCTTTTCTGGTATTTTTAAGCCAGTTTCTCAACCTAAGTGGAAAAAAGGATTCATTTCTCAGAATCAATTTATATCTAATGTTTTATAGAACTCGTCAACACTATTATGTGTTAATATCATTCTAAGAGAGGTTACACATGGATGATGGGTCAACAGAACTGCAAACAGTGTTGCTGAACATTCTAACGTCTAAAAAGATAGATTCACATACGACTGCAGATTGTGTGTCTATATATACGTACCTATTTAAAGAGAGAGATTTTATTTGTTAATGCACTGTATGGAGTTCATCACTCGGTTCTTAACCAACATGCAAACTTTCAACTCATAAAAAGTAAACCAAATTTTATGTCAAAGTTCAATCTCTCCTATAACAATTGCATAAATTTCTCCTTCCCCTTCTTATCGAAAACTATGATACTTGCTCTCAGTTCCACCCATCCATAATGTAATTTATAACATTTAGTACAGGAGATAGATAGGCCATTACCTCACTT is drawn from Cucumis melo cultivar AY chromosome 11, USDA_Cmelo_AY_1.0, whole genome shotgun sequence and contains these coding sequences:
- the LOC103503100 gene encoding uncharacterized protein LOC103503100 isoform X6; the protein is MRWAPSVSELVWGTLCFWPNQNQTCLALRVQPVRSSKMRWAPSVSELVWGTLCFWPNQNQTCLALRVQPVRSSKMRWAPSVSELVWGTLRFWPNQNQTCLALRVQPVRSSKMRWAPSVSELVWGTLCFWPNQNQTCLALRVQPVRSSKMRWAPSVSELVWGTLRFWPNQNQTCLALRVQPVRSSKMRWAPSVSELVWGTLRFWPNQNQICLALRVQPVRSSKMRWAPSVSELVWGTLRFWPNQNQTCLALRVQPVRSSKMRWAPSVSELVWGTLRFWPNQNQTCLALRVQPVRSSKMRWAPSVSELVWGTLCFWPNQNQTCLALRVQPVRSSKMRWALSVSELVWRTLRFWPNQNQTCLALRVQPVRSSKMRWAPSVSELVWGTLCFWPNQNQTCLALRVQPVRSSKMRWAPSVSELVWGTLRFWPNQNQTCLALRVQLVRSSRMHAILVECS
- the LOC103503100 gene encoding uncharacterized protein LOC103503100 isoform X8; translation: MRWAPSVSELVWGTLCFWPNQNQTCLALRVQPVRSSKMRWAPSVSELVWGTLCFWPNQNQTCLALRVQPVRSSKMRWAPSVSELVWGTLRFWPNQNQTCLALRVQPVRSSKMRWAPSVSELVWGTLRFWPNQNQICLALRVQPVRSSKMRWAPSVSELVWGTLRFWPNQNQTCLALRVQPVRSSKMRWAPSVSELVWGTLRFWPNQNQTCLALRVQPVRSSKMRWAPSVSELVWGTLCFWPNQNQTCLALRVQPVRSSKMRWALSVSELVWRTLRFWPNQNQTCLALRVQPVRSSKMRWAPSVSELVWGTLCFWPNQNQTCLALRVQPVRSSKMRWAPSVSELVWGTLRFWPNQNQTCLALRVQLVRSSRMHAILVECS
- the LOC103503100 gene encoding uncharacterized protein LOC103503100 isoform X1, with the protein product MRWAPSVSELVWGTLCFWPNQNQTCLALRVQPVRSSKMRWAPSVSELVWGTLCFWPNQNQTCLALRVQPVRSSKMRWAPSVSELVWGTLRFWPNQNQTCLALRVQPVRSSKMRWAPSVSELVWGTLCFWPNQNQTCLALRVQPVRSSKMRWAPSVSELVWGTLRFWPNQNQTCLALRVQPVRSSKMRWAPSVSELVWGTLCFWPNQNQTCLALRVQPVRSSRMRWAPSVSELVWGTLRFWPNQNQTCLALKVQPVRSSKMRWAPSVSELVWGTLCFWPNQNQTCLALRVQPVRSSKMRWAPSVSELVWGTLRFWPNQNQTCLALRVQPVRSSKMRWAPSVSELVWGTLRFWPNQNQICLALRVQPVRSSKMRWAPSVSELVWGTLRFWPNQNQTCLALRVQPVRSSKMRWAPSVSELVWGTLRFWPNQNQTCLALRVQPVRSSKMRWAPSVSELVWGTLCFWPNQNQTCLALRVQPVRSSKMRWALSVSELVWRTLRFWPNQNQTCLALRVQPVRSSKMRWAPSVSELVWGTLCFWPNQNQTCLALRVQPVRSSKMRWAPSVSELVWGTLRFWPNQNQTCLALRVQLVRSSRMHAILVECS
- the LOC103503100 gene encoding uncharacterized protein LOC103503100 isoform X2, with protein sequence MRWAPSVSELVWGTLCFWPNQNQTCLALRVQPVRSSKMRWAPSVSELVWGTLCFWPNQNQTCLALRVQPVRSSKMRWAPSVSELVWGTLRFWPNQNQTCLALRVQPVRSSKMRWAPSVSELVWGTLCFWPNQNQTCLALRVQPVRSSKMRWAPSVSELVWGTLRFWPNQNQTCLALRVQPVRSSKMRWAPSVSELVWGTLCFWPNQNQTCLALRVQPVRSSRMRWAPSVSELVWGTLRFWPNQNQTCLALKVQPVRSSKMRWAPSVSELVWGTLCFWPNQNQTCLALRVQPVRSSKMRWAPSVSELVWGTLRFWPNQNQTCLALRVQPVRSSKMRWAPSVSELVWGTLCFWPNQNQTCLALRVQPVRSSKMRWAPSVSELVWGTLRFWPNQNQICLALRVQPVRSSKMRWAPSVSELVWGTLRFWPNQNQTCLALRVQPVRSSKMRWAPSVSELVWGTLCFWPNQNQTCLALRVQPVRSSKMRWALSVSELVWRTLRFWPNQNQTCLALRVQPVRSSKMRWAPSVSELVWGTLCFWPNQNQTCLALRVQPVRSSKMRWAPSVSELVWGTLRFWPNQNQTCLALRVQLVRSSRMHAILVECS